A window of the Deltaproteobacteria bacterium genome harbors these coding sequences:
- a CDS encoding DUF488 domain-containing protein: MSEVVQNKFCGEAHAIHTIGHSTRTIQDFIELLNAHRIELLVDVRRWPMSRRHPHFNRETLAVSLEANGIVYNWRQDLGGFRKADPNSLNSTWRVTTFRAYADFMLTEKFARIMRELEPLANQRRIAIMCAEAVHWRCHRQLLADAFLVRGWNVQHIRDDSCHEHQLPNFAQVDATRIVYSGETAEDPNGKLF, translated from the coding sequence ATGAGCGAAGTAGTGCAGAATAAATTTTGCGGCGAGGCGCATGCGATTCACACCATCGGCCACTCGACGCGGACAATCCAAGATTTCATCGAACTGCTGAACGCGCATCGAATTGAATTGCTGGTCGACGTGCGCCGCTGGCCGATGTCGCGTCGCCATCCCCACTTCAACCGCGAAACGCTCGCCGTCTCACTCGAAGCGAACGGCATTGTTTATAACTGGCGCCAAGACTTGGGCGGCTTTCGCAAAGCCGACCCAAACTCGTTGAATAGCACTTGGCGAGTGACCACCTTTCGTGCCTACGCCGATTTTATGCTGACGGAAAAGTTCGCACGGATCATGCGGGAGCTTGAACCGCTCGCGAACCAACGGCGCATCGCAATCATGTGCGCCGAAGCCGTGCACTGGCGCTGCCACCGACAATTGCTCGCCGACGCCTTTCTCGTACGCGGCTGGAACGTCCAGCATATCCGCGACGACAGCTGCCACGAACATCAACTGCCAAACTTCGCGCAGGTCGACGCAACCAGAATCGTCTATTCAGGAGAAACCGCAGAAGATCCCAACGGCAAATTATTTTGA
- a CDS encoding MFS transporter codes for MWHSIPLTFFWFTYFGSLGIFFPYFSLYLRENAGLSGSETGMILAISPLVGMIAQPFWGHMADRTGARTRTLAFLTLGTALGYLGLGYAQGFAAVVLATAALAVVGTAVFPLMTSVSLAILRDAGRHAFGRVRAWGTIGYFILILVFPVALASYQPALQVGASLKPASQPGLGLMFPLTAALVLIAACVAFLLPQKGVVALRAARGDWRELLGNRPFLRFLIFSLLANILMQGPMWLFPIFVRSRGGDLTTIRNIWILMLIVEIPLVLSTGSGLKRLGARGMLTVGVTVGGLRWLLSAVISDPDWFFFVQALHGITVVGLNLGSPLYLDVVAPEKLRSTAQGMLSMVGGGLAGILSNLTAGWLVEHKGADRLYLICGIGSLLLGLAATWILPSVKRPTDGLPAEVAVSDTFA; via the coding sequence ATGTGGCATTCGATCCCGCTGACGTTTTTTTGGTTTACCTATTTCGGCTCTCTCGGAATATTTTTTCCATATTTCAGTCTCTATCTGCGCGAGAATGCCGGCTTGTCGGGAAGTGAGACGGGAATGATTCTGGCGATCTCACCGCTCGTCGGTATGATCGCCCAGCCGTTTTGGGGACATATGGCGGACCGCACCGGCGCGCGCACGCGCACGTTGGCGTTTCTCACCTTGGGCACGGCGCTCGGCTATCTCGGACTCGGCTATGCGCAGGGTTTTGCGGCCGTCGTGCTCGCGACCGCGGCCCTCGCTGTCGTCGGCACGGCGGTCTTTCCGCTGATGACTTCGGTGAGCTTAGCGATTCTGCGCGACGCGGGACGCCACGCCTTCGGCCGCGTGCGCGCTTGGGGCACCATCGGCTATTTCATTCTCATCCTGGTTTTTCCCGTAGCGCTGGCGAGTTATCAACCGGCGCTTCAAGTGGGCGCGAGCCTCAAGCCAGCTTCACAGCCGGGACTCGGCCTGATGTTTCCTTTGACCGCGGCGCTGGTTTTGATTGCCGCATGCGTCGCCTTTCTCTTGCCGCAAAAAGGCGTCGTCGCTTTGCGCGCGGCGCGCGGCGATTGGCGCGAGCTATTGGGCAATAGGCCGTTCCTGCGCTTTCTGATTTTTTCCTTGCTGGCGAATATTCTCATGCAGGGGCCGATGTGGTTGTTTCCGATCTTCGTGCGCTCGCGCGGCGGCGATCTGACGACGATTCGCAATATCTGGATTCTCATGCTGATCGTCGAAATTCCTCTGGTGCTGTCGACTGGCAGCGGCCTCAAGCGCTTGGGCGCGCGCGGCATGTTGACGGTCGGCGTGACGGTGGGTGGTTTGCGCTGGCTGCTCTCGGCTGTGATCAGCGATCCAGATTGGTTTTTCTTTGTCCAAGCGCTGCACGGCATTACCGTGGTCGGATTGAACTTAGGCAGCCCGCTGTATTTGGATGTGGTCGCGCCGGAGAAGTTGCGCTCGACGGCCCAAGGCATGCTCTCGATGGTCGGCGGCGGTTTGGCGGGAATACTCTCGAATTTGACCGCCGGCTGGCTGGTCGAGCACAAGGGCGCGGATCGGCTCTATCTGATCTGCGGCATCGGCTCCTTGCTGTTGGGACTGGCGGCGACTTGGATTCTGCCATCGGTAAAACGGCCGACCGATGGGTTGCCGGCGGAAGTCGCGGTGAGCGATACATTCGCTTGA
- a CDS encoding extracellular solute-binding protein, whose amino-acid sequence MPAEQRAKQLEEGARKEGALNFVHTWRGKNARDHVKLFEKRYAFLKVEMGDLGSQDAAERFIAEETAGRHLTDILTLGVPDLAIILKQNLLAKYITPATKKILKPYQGFLDPDNHWIPWYWAEHGISYNTNLVKPDKAPKAWFDLCKPEFKGQVSFDPSETRFLAGMYVMLGEAKAKEWLKCMGQNQPIVQTGHTQRMELMLTGDHAVQGDNYFYTGVEQKQKDPKAPFAMVYSAPVLAFAGAMVINKNTQHPYASALFVDWTLGEDSQGMINSILRGPLTTKHPYLPDNIKLVTYNVVSEDVTKRLHEAWGQYIGRAK is encoded by the coding sequence TTGCCGGCGGAGCAGCGCGCCAAACAGTTGGAAGAAGGCGCGCGCAAAGAGGGCGCGCTCAACTTCGTCCACACCTGGCGCGGCAAGAACGCGCGCGATCACGTCAAGCTATTCGAGAAGCGCTACGCGTTCCTCAAAGTCGAGATGGGCGATCTCGGTTCGCAAGACGCCGCGGAGCGTTTCATCGCTGAGGAAACCGCCGGGCGCCATCTCACCGACATTCTCACTTTGGGCGTGCCCGACTTGGCGATCATCCTCAAACAAAATCTGCTGGCAAAATATATCACGCCGGCGACGAAAAAGATTTTAAAACCCTATCAAGGCTTTCTCGACCCGGACAATCATTGGATCCCGTGGTACTGGGCTGAGCATGGGATTTCCTACAACACCAATCTGGTCAAACCGGACAAGGCGCCCAAGGCGTGGTTCGATCTCTGTAAGCCTGAGTTCAAAGGCCAGGTTTCTTTCGATCCGTCGGAGACGCGTTTCTTGGCCGGTATGTACGTCATGTTGGGTGAAGCGAAGGCCAAAGAGTGGCTCAAGTGCATGGGACAGAATCAGCCGATTGTGCAAACTGGCCACACCCAGCGTATGGAGCTGATGCTCACCGGCGATCACGCGGTGCAAGGGGATAATTATTTTTACACCGGCGTGGAGCAAAAGCAGAAAGATCCTAAGGCGCCCTTCGCGATGGTTTACAGCGCGCCGGTGCTGGCCTTCGCCGGCGCCATGGTGATCAACAAAAATACTCAGCATCCCTATGCCTCGGCGTTGTTCGTCGACTGGACCCTCGGCGAAGACAGCCAGGGTATGATCAACAGCATCCTGCGCGGCCCGTTGACGACCAAGCATCCCTATCTGCCGGACAACATCAAGCTGGTGACGTACAACGTCGTCAGCGAGGATGTCACGAAGCGCTTGCATGAAGCTTGGGGTCAATACATCGGCCGGGCGAAGTAA
- a CDS encoding iron ABC transporter permease: MSRSACMKLGVNTSAGRSKSGVAPMFNSSRSSGAANRSPVSSGGRLVLVGLIAILLYQVLLPLVLIVWTSFKTLRPGEAGFLDFSFTLANYSRAYGVSEFWQASVNTIYFALVSTGASFALGIFLAWAVERTNTPLGRVIGIITLSRIIIPGVIITISWILLAAPNIGVVNYLIEQVTGVSRVLNIYSFWGMVWVQSLEMTPLAYLLMSAALQSIDPRLEEASAIAGAGTWPTLRRISLPLVLPAGAAAALLLFIQTVESFEVPLLLGGRARFAVYTTEVYFNTSRMPTDWGLASTYSMVLLVLSMALLFVYFRLVRHGERYQTITGKDFRPRRIDLGGWKYLSCAVSLLLVFLITGLPFLVMLYASFLPRFQVPTQETLQALTTVNYKSLFDDGGYAITPIVNSTLLGIGTASVVLLLVSAISYFVHKTRVRGRKLLDFLGFAPIALPSVVLGSAFLWLYLIVPLPVIGSLTVIGLAYLTRYLPYALRFVSSAIVQIHTELEEAAAVAGGTWWSNLYRIYLPLLRPGLMAGWFWVMVHAYRELTISLMLARARNRTASVIIFYLWTSGSFPQLSAFGVLIFLMLIVLVTISQSLSKRFGVREQW, translated from the coding sequence ATGTCACGAAGCGCTTGCATGAAGCTTGGGGTCAATACATCGGCCGGGCGAAGTAAGAGCGGCGTTGCGCCGATGTTTAATAGCTCGCGTTCTAGCGGCGCCGCCAACCGTTCGCCGGTTTCCAGCGGTGGCCGGTTGGTGTTGGTCGGGCTGATCGCGATTCTTCTTTATCAAGTTCTGCTGCCTTTGGTCCTGATCGTTTGGACCAGTTTTAAGACCTTACGTCCCGGCGAGGCGGGCTTTTTGGATTTCAGCTTCACCTTGGCGAATTATTCTCGCGCCTACGGTGTCAGCGAGTTCTGGCAGGCGAGCGTCAATACGATTTATTTCGCATTGGTGTCCACCGGTGCATCGTTCGCACTCGGAATCTTTCTCGCCTGGGCGGTGGAGCGCACTAACACGCCGCTCGGGCGCGTGATCGGCATCATCACGCTCAGCCGCATCATCATTCCCGGCGTGATCATTACGATCTCGTGGATTCTGCTCGCCGCGCCCAACATCGGCGTGGTCAATTATTTGATCGAGCAAGTCACCGGCGTCAGCCGCGTGCTCAATATTTATTCTTTCTGGGGCATGGTGTGGGTACAAAGTTTAGAGATGACGCCGCTGGCCTATTTGCTCATGTCCGCGGCATTGCAGTCCATCGATCCGCGCCTGGAAGAAGCCTCGGCCATCGCCGGCGCGGGCACGTGGCCGACGCTGCGGCGGATCTCGTTGCCGCTGGTGTTGCCGGCCGGTGCGGCGGCGGCGTTGCTGCTGTTCATTCAAACCGTCGAGAGCTTCGAAGTGCCGCTTCTGCTCGGCGGCCGCGCGCGCTTCGCGGTTTATACGACGGAAGTTTATTTCAATACTTCGCGCATGCCGACGGACTGGGGTTTGGCGAGCACTTACTCGATGGTGCTATTGGTGTTGTCGATGGCGCTGCTGTTTGTTTACTTTCGTTTGGTCCGCCACGGCGAGCGCTATCAGACCATCACCGGCAAAGATTTTCGGCCCCGCCGCATCGATCTCGGCGGCTGGAAATATCTTAGCTGCGCGGTGAGCTTGCTGTTGGTCTTTCTCATCACCGGCCTGCCTTTTCTCGTCATGCTCTACGCGTCGTTCTTGCCGCGCTTCCAAGTGCCCACTCAAGAAACGCTGCAAGCGCTGACGACGGTCAACTACAAAAGTCTGTTCGACGACGGCGGCTACGCGATCACGCCGATCGTCAATAGTACGCTGCTCGGCATCGGCACGGCTTCGGTGGTGTTGCTGTTGGTCTCCGCCATCAGTTACTTCGTGCACAAGACGCGAGTGCGCGGGCGCAAGCTCCTCGACTTTCTCGGCTTCGCGCCGATCGCGTTGCCGAGCGTGGTGCTCGGCTCGGCGTTTCTCTGGCTTTATTTGATCGTGCCGCTGCCGGTGATCGGCTCGCTGACCGTCATCGGCCTGGCTTACTTGACGCGATACTTGCCCTACGCTTTGCGTTTCGTGTCGAGCGCCATCGTGCAAATCCACACCGAGCTCGAAGAAGCCGCAGCGGTGGCCGGCGGCACTTGGTGGAGCAATCTCTATCGCATTTATCTGCCGCTGCTTCGTCCCGGACTGATGGCGGGCTGGTTTTGGGTGATGGTGCACGCCTATCGCGAGCTGACGATCTCGCTGATGCTGGCTCGGGCGAGAAATCGCACGGCGTCGGTGATCATCTTCTATCTGTGGACCAGCGGCTCATTCCCGCAGCTGAGCGCCTTCGGCGTGCTGATTTTTCTCATGCTGATCGTGTTGGTGACGATCTCGCAATCGCTCAGCAAACGTTTCGGCGTGCGCGAGCAGTGGTGA
- the argC gene encoding N-acetyl-gamma-glutamyl-phosphate reductase, whose product MPPKIYIDGQAGTTALRIRDWLAGRNDLEVVTLPEKLRKDPAARKKALQDASIVLLCLPDDAAKEAAAWLADSPVRILDASTAHRVNAGWVYGLPELIAGQREQIAKAKRVANPGCYASAAILLTRPLVDAGLIAPDTALAIHALSGYSGGGRAMIERWEDPKKKLIHLPHEAPYSIGKLHKHIPEIMRHGALTTEPQFLPNVGPFRCGMRVEIMLPAKSLPKSGSSKAMWEVLAARYDKEVFVAVEPLTEASESDELSFDPQEFNDTNRISLRVLPHQSGHVILMARLDNLGKGAAGVAIQNLNLMLGVAEGTGLPA is encoded by the coding sequence ATGCCACCTAAAATCTACATCGACGGCCAAGCAGGAACCACCGCGCTACGCATCCGCGACTGGCTCGCCGGACGCAACGATCTTGAAGTTGTCACGCTTCCGGAGAAGCTGCGCAAAGACCCGGCGGCGCGGAAGAAGGCGCTGCAAGACGCGAGCATCGTGCTGCTCTGCCTTCCTGACGACGCAGCGAAGGAAGCCGCGGCTTGGCTTGCCGATTCGCCGGTGCGGATTCTTGATGCCAGCACGGCGCACCGCGTCAATGCCGGTTGGGTTTACGGTTTACCGGAATTGATCGCTGGCCAGCGAGAACAGATCGCGAAAGCTAAGCGAGTTGCGAATCCCGGTTGCTATGCTTCCGCAGCCATATTGCTCACGCGCCCGCTCGTCGATGCCGGATTGATCGCGCCCGACACGGCGCTGGCGATTCACGCGCTGTCTGGTTACTCCGGCGGCGGACGCGCGATGATCGAACGCTGGGAAGATCCGAAGAAGAAGCTAATCCATCTGCCGCACGAGGCGCCGTACAGCATCGGCAAGCTGCACAAGCATATTCCGGAAATCATGCGCCACGGCGCGTTGACCACCGAGCCGCAATTTCTTCCCAACGTCGGCCCGTTTCGCTGCGGCATGCGCGTCGAGATCATGCTGCCGGCCAAGTCGTTGCCAAAATCTGGATCGAGTAAAGCGATGTGGGAAGTGTTGGCCGCACGCTACGATAAAGAAGTTTTCGTTGCAGTCGAACCGCTTACCGAAGCCAGCGAGTCCGATGAATTAAGCTTCGATCCCCAAGAGTTCAACGACACCAATCGAATTTCCCTGCGCGTCCTGCCGCATCAATCTGGCCACGTGATCCTGATGGCGCGCTTGGACAATCTCGGCAAAGGCGCCGCCGGTGTGGCGATACAGAATTTAAATCTCATGCTCGGCGTCGCCGAAGGCACCGGTCTGCCCGCCTAG
- a CDS encoding aromatic ring-hydroxylating dioxygenase subunit alpha: protein MGTNVKKIIESYEPKRQLSTASTPRSSWYTDPGILELERLTVFSRAWQFAGRADQVREAGQYITHEVAGEPILVIRGNDNVLRGFFNVCRHHAAAVATKCEGKAENLRCPYHGWTYDLEGKLILTPEFAGVANFDRSANGLVPVQTAEWHGWVFVKLDGGGPTLEEFLSADLIERIEPLHLERLKWFERRSYSLNCNWKVFVDNYLDGGYHVPHIHGGLASVLDYSQYTIETGEHFCLQSSPIASGKTKSPNAAVRQGERANYFWLYPNFMINVYDEVMDTNLVIPHGVDKTEVIFDYYFADVSQSAREKNLASIAVSEQIQSEDVAICESVQRGLNSRVYNTGRLSVRREAGEHLFHKLLYANLSAVVT, encoded by the coding sequence ATGGGAACAAACGTTAAAAAAATAATTGAAAGCTACGAGCCAAAACGCCAACTCTCCACGGCTTCAACACCGCGTTCGTCTTGGTACACCGACCCAGGCATCCTCGAACTAGAACGGCTGACGGTCTTCTCGCGCGCTTGGCAATTCGCAGGCCGCGCTGATCAAGTTCGTGAAGCAGGGCAATACATCACGCACGAGGTTGCCGGTGAGCCGATCTTGGTCATCCGCGGCAACGACAACGTCCTGCGCGGCTTCTTCAACGTCTGTCGCCATCACGCCGCGGCTGTTGCGACAAAGTGCGAAGGCAAAGCCGAAAATCTACGTTGCCCGTATCACGGCTGGACTTACGACCTCGAAGGCAAACTAATTCTCACGCCGGAGTTTGCCGGAGTTGCCAACTTCGATCGTAGCGCCAACGGCCTCGTTCCGGTTCAAACCGCGGAATGGCATGGTTGGGTGTTCGTGAAACTTGACGGTGGCGGCCCAACCCTAGAAGAATTTCTCTCCGCCGACTTGATTGAACGTATTGAACCTTTGCACCTTGAACGACTGAAGTGGTTCGAGCGACGGAGTTATTCTTTGAATTGCAACTGGAAAGTTTTCGTCGACAACTACCTCGACGGCGGTTACCATGTGCCGCATATTCACGGCGGCCTCGCCAGCGTGCTCGACTACAGCCAATACACGATCGAAACCGGTGAACATTTCTGTCTGCAATCGAGCCCGATTGCGAGCGGGAAAACTAAATCGCCAAACGCCGCCGTGCGTCAAGGCGAGCGCGCCAACTATTTCTGGCTATATCCGAACTTCATGATCAATGTTTACGACGAAGTGATGGACACCAATCTCGTCATCCCACACGGCGTCGACAAGACCGAAGTCATCTTCGACTACTACTTCGCCGACGTTTCGCAATCGGCACGAGAAAAGAATCTCGCCAGCATCGCCGTCAGCGAACAGATTCAGTCGGAGGACGTTGCGATCTGCGAATCGGTCCAACGTGGTTTGAATTCTCGCGTGTACAATACGGGTCGCCTCTCGGTTCGGCGCGAAGCTGGCGAGCATCTGTTTCACAAACTCCTCTATGCCAACTTGAGTGCAGTTGTGACATGA